In Thermosphaera sp., a genomic segment contains:
- a CDS encoding PspC domain-containing protein: MSEIKKLYKSRSNRVLCGVCGGIGHYVNIDPTIVRLLWVLITILSPPAGLILYVVACIIVPDEPVPQQSGVTVQPSKPGVNVEGAVVMVVGIILAVLGGLMIFSVIAELWRSISPWGFIGVDERFKIVIGIVLMVAGIALVLKQREMKPQPTSPPQQSL, translated from the coding sequence ATGAGCGAGATAAAAAAGCTTTACAAGTCGAGGAGCAATAGAGTTCTCTGCGGGGTTTGCGGGGGCATAGGCCACTATGTTAACATAGATCCAACGATTGTGCGTCTTCTATGGGTTTTAATAACCATTCTGAGTCCCCCGGCTGGGCTGATTCTCTACGTTGTTGCATGCATCATAGTTCCAGATGAACCGGTTCCACAGCAATCAGGGGTAACTGTACAACCATCCAAGCCCGGCGTCAACGTGGAGGGTGCTGTCGTAATGGTTGTCGGGATAATTCTAGCCGTACTAGGGGGCTTGATGATATTCAGCGTTATCGCTGAGTTGTGGAGAAGTATTTCGCCCTGGGGTTTCATAGGGGTTGATGAACGTTTTAAGATCGTTATTGGCATCGTGTTAATGGTCGCTGGAATAGCTTTGGTGTTGAAGCAACGCGAGATGAAGCCCCAGCCTACTTCTCCGCCACAACAATCCTTGTAA